Within Gemmatimonadota bacterium, the genomic segment CACGCAGCGAGCTGCTCGGCATCGGTCGGATTCGATGGGTCACCAAAAAGCTCGCGCGATTCCGCGACGCTCATCCAGCTGTAATGCCCTTCGGTGAACGTGACGAGGCCCGGCTGCCCAACCGACTGCCAAGCACCCTCCAGGGGTCCTTGCAGGGACGTCGGAGCCGGTCTATGACCCGCGGCGAGTCCCGCGATGAGCAACACACCGACGGAAACCGTGAGTTTTCGCATGTGACTCCTCCCACCTTGTGCAGGTTAGTAAGAGTGGGGGCGGTTGGCGGGTGCCGCGCACGATGCTCGAACGATGTTACGGCTGGTCTTCGCAAACAAGGGCGGGACGGGGAGTGCCGGTTTGTTGCTGAACCGCGGGCCCCGCCCGGCCCATCTTACACCACAACTTGACGGTCTTCAGCGGGCCCGGCCTATTGGTAAGCGCGTCCGCTCAGCCCCTTGACCCCGGAGGTAGCGATGCCCGTCACAGCATTTCCCGGTTACGATGATGGCCTCGATGCCGTGGGCCGG encodes:
- a CDS encoding lipocalin-like domain-containing protein, with the protein product MRKLTVSVGVLLIAGLAAGHRPAPTSLQGPLEGAWQSVGQPGLVTFTEGHYSWMSVAESRELFGDPSNPTDAEQLAACSGLTANSGTYEVSDSTVRLRILVAKHPNAMAMKQVATFAYSIKADTLKVNFGGPAKYTFVRLD